In Sebastes fasciatus isolate fSebFas1 chromosome 24, fSebFas1.pri, whole genome shotgun sequence, the following are encoded in one genomic region:
- the dph3 gene encoding diphthamide biosynthesis protein 3 → MSVFHDEVEIEDFEYDEDEETYYFPCPCGDKFAITKEDLENGEEVATCPSCSLIVKVIYDQELFLSGEILEAPSSTETKLELVQT, encoded by the exons ATGTCGGTGTTTCACGACGAGGTGGAGATCGAGGACTTTGAATATGACGAGGACGAGGAGACATACTACTTTCCTTGTCCCTGCGGAGACAAATTCGCCATAACTAAA gAGGATCTGGAGAACGGCGAGGAGGTGGCGACGTGCCCCAGCTGCTCGCTCATCGTTAAAGTCATCTACGACCAG GAGTTGTTCCTGTCCGGGGAAATCCTCGAAGCTCCGTCGTCTACAGAAACCAAACTGGAGCTGGTTCAGACCTGA